One window of Deinococcus malanensis genomic DNA carries:
- a CDS encoding 4'-phosphopantetheinyl transferase superfamily protein, which translates to MIVAVGHDLIEIERIRRMLQREGRRAEKLFAPCELEYVARLSDPAPSLAARFAAKEAFQKVWPRPHGWRDVWVQRERTPEGPFPFTPPVLGFTGAIAEEMRARGWVAHLTLTHTKEHASAVVVLEAP; encoded by the coding sequence ATGATTGTCGCGGTGGGCCATGACCTGATCGAGATCGAGCGCATCCGGCGCATGCTGCAGCGCGAAGGCCGGCGCGCCGAGAAGCTGTTTGCGCCGTGTGAACTGGAATATGTCGCGCGCCTCAGTGACCCTGCTCCCAGTCTGGCCGCGCGCTTTGCAGCCAAGGAAGCTTTCCAGAAGGTCTGGCCCCGTCCGCACGGCTGGCGTGACGTGTGGGTGCAGCGCGAGCGCACGCCGGAGGGCCCTTTTCCCTTCACGCCGCCAGTCCTGGGCTTTACCGGAGCCATTGCCGAGGAGATGCGGGCGCGGGGCTGGGTGGCCCACCTGACCCTGACCCACACCAAAGAGCACGCCTCGGCCGTGGTCGTGCTCGAAGCGCCTTAG
- a CDS encoding MBL fold metallo-hydrolase yields MTDTDGSARLSETDSTSEAPVNRRDTLRLLGAAGLLSAAAPLVGAQQAAPATPASSSGPMNGNGFYRQKIGNMTLTVVSDGTAPLASVLPTWGANPDRQAEFATTLAEYSVPANDTVNHFNPVVIDTGRNRVLIDTGRGGDTGQLLNNLRRAGIQPNSIDTVFITHGHGDHIGGLTREGRQIYPHARHVMGSAEFQFWTTQANPNASVQANLIGLKDRFTLIAPETEIVPGVTAIASPGHTAGHLSVRATSGNQSALIFGDAAGHFLLSLRHPGAYVGFDVNGAQAAETRARLFDMVVREKMWVSAYHFPFPAVGHLRRLPVGYEYEPTVWNWS; encoded by the coding sequence ATGACTGACACTGACGGTTCTGCCCGCCTTTCCGAGACCGACTCGACCAGCGAAGCGCCGGTCAACCGCCGCGACACCCTGCGTCTGCTGGGGGCTGCCGGTCTGCTCAGTGCCGCCGCGCCCCTGGTCGGTGCCCAGCAGGCAGCTCCGGCCACCCCTGCCTCGTCCAGCGGCCCAATGAACGGCAATGGCTTTTACCGTCAGAAGATCGGGAACATGACCCTCACGGTGGTCAGCGACGGGACCGCCCCTCTGGCCTCCGTCCTGCCGACCTGGGGGGCCAACCCCGACCGTCAGGCAGAGTTTGCCACGACCCTGGCCGAATACAGCGTTCCTGCAAACGACACGGTCAACCACTTCAACCCCGTCGTGATCGATACCGGACGCAACCGCGTGCTGATCGACACCGGTCGCGGTGGCGATACCGGGCAGCTGTTGAACAACCTGCGCCGGGCCGGTATTCAGCCAAATTCCATTGACACGGTGTTTATCACCCACGGCCACGGCGACCATATCGGGGGCCTGACGCGGGAAGGACGCCAGATCTATCCCCATGCCCGGCATGTCATGGGCAGCGCCGAATTCCAGTTCTGGACCACCCAGGCCAATCCCAATGCGTCAGTGCAGGCCAACCTGATCGGCCTGAAGGACCGCTTTACCCTGATCGCGCCCGAGACGGAGATCGTCCCTGGAGTAACGGCCATCGCCTCGCCCGGGCATACCGCCGGCCACCTCAGCGTGCGGGCGACCAGTGGCAACCAGAGCGCCCTGATCTTCGGGGACGCCGCCGGGCATTTCCTGCTGTCGCTGCGCCACCCGGGCGCGTATGTCGGCTTCGATGTCAATGGCGCGCAGGCCGCCGAAACCCGCGCGCGCCTGTTCGACATGGTGGTCCGCGAGAAGATGTGGGTCAGTGCGTATCACTTCCCCTTCCCGGCCGTGGGGCACCTGCGCCGGCTACCCGTAGGCTACGAGTACGAACCGACCGTCTGGAACTGGAGTTGA
- a CDS encoding asparaginase, which produces MSLSELVATPGQVQFTRGGLNESRHEIHVAVVDPAGWVVASCGNADLVTFPRSTSKPVQALPLARVAPDLPADELAIACASHAGTPAHLDVVRRLLARSGSTAADLLCGTHPPFDAQAAAELIRTGTAPTPLDHNCSGKHAGMLLSCVLHGWPKEGYTEHDHPLQAEIRSAHAQLAGVAPEHVHAGTDGCSVPAFALPLSGMAQVFARLADPGSDAALGRIFAAMTAYPELVAGPGRLDTTLMPLVPGLVTKMGAEGFFGLGLRDTPRGPLGVAFKIMDGGERARAHVALAVLDALGVAITPELRALAPATLRNWADREVGEVQVKLPLHWRPEAAL; this is translated from the coding sequence ATGTCCCTCTCAGAACTGGTTGCGACTCCCGGCCAAGTACAGTTCACGCGCGGCGGCCTCAACGAAAGCCGGCACGAGATTCACGTGGCGGTGGTGGACCCGGCGGGCTGGGTGGTCGCCTCCTGCGGCAACGCGGATCTGGTGACCTTTCCGCGCAGCACCAGCAAACCGGTGCAGGCCCTGCCGCTGGCCCGCGTGGCTCCGGACCTGCCGGCCGACGAACTGGCGATCGCCTGTGCCAGTCATGCCGGCACCCCGGCGCACCTGGACGTGGTCAGGCGCCTGCTGGCCCGCTCGGGCAGCACAGCGGCCGACCTGCTGTGCGGCACCCATCCGCCCTTCGACGCCCAGGCCGCAGCCGAGCTGATTCGCACAGGCACCGCGCCGACCCCGCTAGACCACAACTGTTCAGGCAAACACGCGGGAATGCTGCTGAGCTGTGTCCTTCACGGCTGGCCCAAGGAAGGGTACACCGAGCACGATCATCCCCTGCAAGCCGAAATCCGCTCAGCACACGCGCAACTGGCCGGAGTGGCACCCGAGCATGTGCATGCCGGAACGGACGGGTGCAGCGTGCCGGCCTTCGCACTGCCGCTGAGTGGCATGGCGCAGGTTTTCGCACGGCTGGCCGACCCGGGCTCTGACGCGGCCCTGGGGCGCATCTTTGCGGCCATGACCGCTTACCCAGAACTGGTCGCGGGGCCAGGACGGCTGGACACCACCCTGATGCCCCTGGTTCCCGGCCTGGTGACCAAGATGGGGGCTGAGGGCTTTTTCGGCCTGGGGCTGCGCGATACCCCGCGCGGGCCGCTGGGGGTGGCCTTCAAGATCATGGACGGCGGCGAGCGCGCGCGCGCCCACGTGGCGCTGGCGGTGCTTGACGCGCTGGGGGTGGCCATAACGCCAGAGTTGCGGGCGCTGGCCCCGGCGACCCTGCGCAACTGGGCTGACCGCGAGGTCGGTGAGGTGCAGGTGAAGCTGCCGCTGCACTGGAGGCCCGAAGCGGCGCTTTAG
- a CDS encoding Cof-type HAD-IIB family hydrolase has product MPIRLIATDLDGTLLRGDLSVSPRTRRALDHARSAGLHVVPVTARQPRGVRRIAEAAGFEGWALCGNGAHGVHLHTGEVLFEAHVQQDVQKAVAQALVTRVPGVLFVSVRQGGEVFVAQEGYADLAHFEDHKREPAEMGAFALADVLEQPSLKFIVRHPALSPRELLAHVQALGLPGFAVTHSGAPFLEVLAEGVSKAWGLERLCAHLGVRRDEVLAFGDAPNDAEMLAWAGRGVAMANAEPEAAAAADEHTLSNEEDGVAAVIEALLDPSPYGAVARASS; this is encoded by the coding sequence ATGCCCATCCGACTGATCGCCACTGACCTGGACGGCACCCTGTTGCGCGGCGACCTGAGTGTCAGCCCCCGCACGCGCCGGGCTCTGGACCACGCGCGGTCCGCCGGGCTGCATGTGGTGCCGGTCACCGCCAGACAGCCCCGGGGGGTCCGACGGATCGCTGAGGCCGCCGGCTTTGAGGGCTGGGCGCTGTGTGGCAATGGTGCCCACGGCGTTCATCTGCACACAGGCGAAGTGCTGTTCGAGGCACATGTGCAGCAGGATGTCCAGAAGGCTGTGGCGCAGGCCCTGGTGACCCGCGTGCCCGGGGTCCTGTTCGTCAGCGTCCGCCAGGGGGGTGAGGTCTTCGTGGCCCAGGAGGGATACGCGGACCTCGCGCATTTCGAAGACCACAAACGTGAACCGGCCGAGATGGGGGCCTTTGCGCTGGCCGACGTGCTGGAGCAGCCGAGCCTGAAATTCATCGTGCGTCATCCGGCCCTGAGTCCCCGAGAACTGCTTGCACACGTGCAGGCGCTGGGACTGCCGGGATTCGCCGTTACCCACAGTGGAGCCCCATTTCTGGAGGTGCTGGCCGAAGGCGTCAGTAAGGCCTGGGGCCTGGAACGGCTGTGCGCCCATCTGGGGGTGCGCCGCGACGAGGTGCTGGCCTTTGGCGACGCCCCCAACGACGCCGAGATGCTGGCCTGGGCCGGACGTGGCGTGGCCATGGCCAACGCAGAACCTGAAGCCGCAGCCGCGGCCGACGAACACACCCTTTCAAACGAGGAAGACGGGGTGGCTGCCGTGATCGAGGCGCTGCTGGACCCGAGCCCTTATGGCGCGGTGGCGCGGGCGAGTTCCTGA
- a CDS encoding HepT-like ribonuclease domain-containing protein, producing the protein MSSAPGPTSPLFPDLRLSTVAALLREGAPRWQALGVTRVRIFGSVARGEADSSADIDLLVDFGPDARVGLLDLMRVKEVMEDLLRRRVDVMTEGALKAPLRGEILADAVDVTRVPVPLPRSHREKRWRWRVFDLLDAIDRISAYTSALSPTTFLADERTRDAVLRNLARLGETTKFIPQSVQDRTPQVPWAYLRDIRNVVAHDYFGIDPALVWHTARTELPALRPSLQALADGGLDQDERRSEKPAP; encoded by the coding sequence ATGAGCTCCGCGCCCGGCCCAACCTCACCGCTGTTTCCTGACCTGCGCCTGTCAACCGTCGCTGCTCTTCTGCGTGAAGGCGCGCCGCGCTGGCAGGCGCTGGGTGTAACCCGGGTGCGGATCTTCGGGTCAGTGGCCCGCGGGGAAGCCGACAGTTCCGCCGATATTGACCTGCTGGTGGACTTCGGGCCCGACGCCAGGGTTGGGCTGCTTGACCTGATGCGCGTCAAGGAAGTGATGGAGGACCTGCTGCGCCGGCGGGTGGACGTGATGACCGAGGGCGCGCTGAAAGCCCCGCTGCGCGGCGAGATTCTGGCCGACGCGGTGGACGTGACCCGGGTGCCGGTTCCACTGCCCCGTTCGCACCGCGAGAAGCGCTGGCGCTGGAGGGTTTTTGATCTGCTGGACGCTATCGACCGCATCAGCGCCTATACCTCGGCCCTCTCGCCGACTACCTTCCTGGCCGACGAACGCACCCGTGACGCAGTACTGCGCAATCTGGCCCGGCTGGGGGAGACCACCAAGTTTATTCCACAAAGCGTCCAGGACCGCACCCCACAGGTGCCCTGGGCATACCTGCGTGATATCCGCAACGTGGTGGCGCACGACTATTTCGGCATCGACCCGGCACTGGTATGGCACACCGCCAGGACCGAACTGCCGGCGCTACGCCCGAGCCTGCAGGCGCTCGCCGATGGTGGTCTGGATCAGGACGAACGGCGGAGTGAGAAGCCTGCCCCGTAA
- a CDS encoding class I SAM-dependent RNA methyltransferase codes for MSEPLLTLEIEKLVAGGLGLARDESGVVLVRGALPGERVTARVRAGKGVRQGTVVEVLRRSPDRVDAPELPTADLAHARYEAQLAYKKAFVEEALSRIAKVRRPVNDTVPSPQAWAYRNTAQYLVTPQGLAYRERRGSDPLVVDKDPLVMPQIQAVVDRLDPKLLDPATEVAFRASGLTGEVVAALIGPGETRQYLRASDHLMDAGVVGVSLAQPAGRRFSAGVRLIAGESEIREQFGQVQVSVSATGFAQVNPQAAGLAYLRAAQLAGEGDHAVDLYGGSGAIGRHLAPAFRKVTVLDSAPEALSRGRQDVAVSGEHNVVYRSGDAARFSELGTDVIVVDPPRAGLDEEAREQIHASTADRLVYVSCDPATWARDVGDLLRRGWKLGEVTPHDFYPQTSHVEIVSVLNR; via the coding sequence ATGTCCGAGCCACTGCTTACGCTGGAAATAGAGAAACTTGTCGCGGGGGGGCTGGGGCTCGCCCGTGACGAGTCCGGCGTGGTGCTGGTGCGCGGCGCCCTGCCCGGCGAGCGCGTCACCGCACGTGTGCGTGCTGGCAAGGGGGTGCGTCAGGGCACGGTGGTCGAGGTGCTGCGGCGCAGTCCCGACCGGGTCGACGCCCCTGAACTGCCCACCGCTGACCTGGCCCACGCCCGTTACGAGGCGCAGCTGGCCTACAAGAAGGCCTTCGTAGAAGAGGCCCTGAGCCGCATTGCCAAGGTGCGCCGGCCTGTGAACGACACGGTGCCGAGCCCGCAGGCCTGGGCCTACCGCAACACCGCGCAGTACCTCGTGACGCCGCAGGGCCTGGCCTACCGCGAGCGGCGCGGCAGCGACCCGCTGGTGGTGGACAAAGACCCCCTGGTGATGCCGCAGATTCAGGCCGTGGTGGACCGTCTCGACCCCAAGTTGCTGGACCCGGCGACCGAGGTCGCCTTCCGGGCCAGTGGCCTGACTGGAGAAGTCGTGGCCGCATTGATCGGGCCGGGCGAGACCCGGCAGTATCTGCGCGCCAGTGACCATCTGATGGACGCCGGCGTGGTGGGGGTCAGCCTGGCCCAGCCGGCTGGACGGCGCTTCAGCGCTGGGGTGCGCCTTATCGCCGGTGAGAGCGAGATCCGCGAGCAGTTCGGGCAGGTGCAGGTCAGCGTCTCGGCTACCGGCTTTGCCCAGGTCAACCCGCAGGCGGCCGGACTGGCGTACCTGCGCGCGGCGCAGCTGGCGGGGGAGGGCGATCACGCGGTGGACCTGTACGGTGGGTCCGGCGCCATCGGCCGGCATCTGGCTCCGGCCTTCCGCAAGGTTACGGTGCTGGATTCGGCGCCGGAGGCCCTGTCGCGTGGCCGGCAGGACGTGGCGGTCAGTGGCGAGCACAATGTGGTCTACCGCAGCGGCGACGCGGCGCGCTTCAGCGAACTGGGCACCGACGTCATCGTGGTGGACCCCCCACGCGCCGGCCTGGACGAGGAGGCCCGCGAACAGATCCACGCCAGCACCGCCGACCGGCTGGTGTATGTCTCGTGTGACCCGGCCACCTGGGCGCGTGACGTGGGTGACCTGCTGCGGCGCGGCTGGAAGCTGGGCGAGGTCACCCCACACGACTTCTACCCACAAACGAGCCATGTGGAGATCGTCAGCGTCCTGAACCGCTGA
- the speA gene encoding biosynthetic arginine decarboxylase — protein sequence MTSTPTPGFTTVDAAELYQVPNWSGGWFRVSDKGQLEATTSPGLHVPLRAIVDEIVDRGESLPVILRFPQVLAGRVKHLNEVFGQAIAEYGYTGHYQGVFPIKVNQRRAVVETVASAGYDYAHGLEAGSKAELALCLAQRMHPDALLCCNGFKDDGFIKLALWGRTLGKNVVITIEKFSELDRILKQAKALGVRPAIGVRFKLHARGSGQWEESGGDQAKFGLNAYELLRVVERLKAEGMIDSLVMLHTHIGSQITDIRRVKVAVREATQTYAGLIAAGAELKYLNVGGGLGVDYDGSKTTFYASMNYTVKEYAADVVYTIQETCKARGVPEPIIVSESGRALTAHHAVLILPVIDVTGPTRNLEDQELVAPAEDSHQLIKDMHEIVQNISMRNYREMYNDAVGDKQTLHDLFDLGYVTLQDRARGEALFNAILRKIAKLIQSEKYVPDELEDLQKVLADKYICNFSLFQSLPDNWAIQALFPIVPLDRLNQKPTRQATLVDITCDSDGKIEKFIDLRDVKATLPLHEPGKQPYYLGVFLMGAYQDVLGSSHNLFGKVSEAHVTVRPGGRFNIDLFVRGQKARRMIESMGYEEPMLRDSIEDQADAALKVGTLTAGQEHELLEDYGEELLGYTYLEYEES from the coding sequence GTGACGAGTACCCCCACCCCCGGATTTACCACTGTTGATGCTGCCGAGCTTTACCAGGTTCCCAACTGGAGCGGCGGCTGGTTCCGTGTCTCGGACAAAGGCCAGCTGGAGGCCACCACCAGTCCGGGTCTGCACGTCCCGCTGCGCGCCATCGTCGACGAGATCGTTGACCGCGGCGAGAGCCTGCCGGTCATTCTGCGGTTTCCGCAGGTGCTGGCTGGCCGGGTCAAGCACCTGAACGAGGTCTTCGGGCAGGCCATCGCCGAATACGGCTACACCGGGCACTACCAGGGCGTGTTTCCCATCAAGGTCAACCAGCGCCGCGCGGTGGTCGAGACCGTGGCGTCGGCAGGTTATGACTACGCGCACGGGCTGGAGGCCGGCAGCAAGGCCGAGCTGGCGCTGTGTCTGGCCCAGCGCATGCACCCCGACGCCCTGCTGTGCTGCAATGGCTTCAAGGACGACGGCTTTATCAAGCTGGCGCTGTGGGGCCGCACGCTGGGCAAGAACGTCGTCATCACCATCGAAAAGTTCAGTGAACTGGACCGGATTCTCAAGCAGGCCAAGGCGTTGGGGGTCCGGCCGGCCATCGGGGTCCGGTTCAAGCTGCACGCGCGCGGTTCGGGGCAGTGGGAGGAATCCGGCGGAGATCAGGCCAAGTTCGGCCTGAACGCCTACGAGCTGCTGCGGGTCGTCGAGCGCCTGAAAGCAGAGGGCATGATCGATTCGCTGGTCATGCTGCACACCCATATCGGCTCGCAGATCACTGACATCCGCCGGGTCAAGGTCGCGGTCCGCGAGGCCACCCAGACCTACGCGGGCCTGATCGCTGCGGGTGCCGAACTCAAGTACCTGAACGTCGGCGGTGGGCTGGGCGTGGACTATGACGGCTCCAAGACGACCTTCTACGCCAGCATGAACTACACCGTCAAGGAGTACGCCGCCGACGTGGTGTACACCATTCAGGAAACCTGCAAGGCGCGCGGGGTGCCCGAGCCGATCATCGTCTCCGAGTCCGGCCGGGCCCTGACCGCCCACCACGCGGTGCTGATCCTGCCGGTGATCGACGTGACCGGCCCCACCCGCAACCTGGAAGATCAGGAACTTGTGGCCCCGGCCGAGGACAGCCACCAGCTGATCAAGGACATGCACGAGATCGTGCAGAACATTTCCATGCGCAATTACCGCGAAATGTACAACGACGCGGTCGGTGACAAGCAGACGCTGCACGACCTGTTTGACCTGGGCTACGTCACACTGCAGGACCGGGCCCGTGGTGAGGCACTGTTCAACGCGATCCTGCGCAAGATCGCCAAGCTGATCCAGAGCGAGAAGTACGTGCCCGACGAGCTCGAAGATCTGCAGAAGGTCCTGGCCGACAAGTACATCTGCAATTTCTCCCTGTTCCAGAGCCTGCCCGACAACTGGGCGATCCAGGCGCTGTTTCCCATCGTGCCGCTGGACCGCCTGAACCAGAAGCCCACCCGGCAGGCCACCCTGGTGGACATCACCTGTGACTCAGACGGCAAGATCGAAAAGTTCATCGATCTGCGGGACGTCAAGGCCACCCTGCCGCTGCACGAGCCCGGCAAGCAGCCCTACTACCTGGGTGTGTTCCTGATGGGCGCCTACCAGGACGTGTTGGGCAGCTCGCACAACCTGTTCGGCAAGGTCAGCGAGGCCCACGTCACGGTGCGCCCCGGCGGCCGGTTCAACATCGATCTGTTCGTGCGTGGCCAGAAGGCCCGGCGCATGATCGAGTCGATGGGCTACGAGGAACCGATGCTGCGCGACTCTATTGAAGATCAGGCCGACGCGGCGCTGAAGGTCGGCACCCTCACGGCAGGGCAGGAGCATGAGCTGCTCGAAGACTACGGCGAGGAACTGCTGGGCTACACCTATCTGGAGTACGAGGAGAGCTGA
- a CDS encoding DUF3846 domain-containing protein, translated as MKATSFDPADLVRDEDGELYHLPTLRALYAAGRLSLESAGYLLLMQHAALGRPRLIA; from the coding sequence TTGAAAGCCACTTCTTTTGACCCCGCTGATCTGGTCCGTGACGAGGACGGCGAGCTGTATCACCTACCCACCCTGCGTGCCCTGTACGCCGCAGGCCGTCTTTCGCTGGAGAGTGCTGGCTACCTCCTGCTCATGCAGCATGCCGCGCTTGGCCGCCCCCGCCTGATCGCCTGA
- a CDS encoding aldo/keto reductase, whose translation MSSSLLPAGAPRLGLGLAALGRPGYINLGHGQDLGAARDIDSMRRHTFDMLDAARAAGLCYFDAARSYGLAEAFLGGWLRERDQSPVVGSKWGYTYVAGWRTDADTHEVKDHGLSTLQRQWPETLGALGRQPDVYLIHSATLDTGVLEDSAVLARLAELATAGVRVGLSTTGPQQADTLRRAMTLQVDGMNPLSVVQATWNLLEPSAGPALAEAHAAGWSVVVKEAVANGRLTARGLTGQGDVPPALATVAADLGITPDAVALDAALNQPWADVVLSGASTRQQLNDNLRALHIQPGGTRSAELPALAHEPATYWQARSGLPWT comes from the coding sequence ATGTCCTCTTCCCTGCTGCCGGCCGGCGCACCACGACTTGGCCTGGGGCTTGCCGCCCTGGGCCGCCCGGGTTACATCAACCTCGGCCATGGTCAGGATCTGGGTGCAGCCAGGGACATAGATTCCATGCGCCGGCACACTTTCGACATGCTTGACGCGGCCCGGGCTGCGGGCCTGTGTTATTTCGACGCCGCGCGCAGTTATGGTCTGGCCGAGGCCTTCCTGGGCGGGTGGCTGCGCGAACGCGACCAGTCGCCGGTGGTGGGCAGCAAATGGGGGTACACCTACGTGGCCGGCTGGCGCACCGACGCCGACACCCACGAGGTCAAGGATCACGGTCTGAGCACCCTGCAGCGGCAGTGGCCCGAAACTCTCGGCGCTCTGGGCCGTCAGCCCGACGTGTACCTGATTCACTCGGCCACGCTGGACACCGGGGTCCTGGAGGACAGCGCTGTCCTGGCCCGGCTGGCAGAACTGGCAACGGCCGGCGTGCGCGTCGGCCTCAGCACCACTGGTCCTCAGCAGGCCGACACCCTGCGCCGCGCAATGACCCTGCAGGTCGACGGCATGAATCCTCTGAGCGTGGTGCAGGCCACCTGGAATCTGCTCGAACCCTCGGCTGGCCCGGCCCTGGCTGAGGCTCACGCGGCCGGCTGGAGCGTGGTGGTCAAGGAGGCAGTCGCCAATGGGCGCCTGACCGCCCGAGGCCTGACCGGGCAGGGTGACGTGCCACCTGCGCTGGCCACAGTCGCTGCGGACCTGGGGATCACCCCGGACGCGGTGGCCCTGGACGCTGCATTGAATCAACCCTGGGCCGACGTGGTCCTCAGCGGCGCGAGCACCCGGCAGCAACTCAACGACAACCTGCGGGCCCTGCACATCCAGCCTGGCGGCACCAGGTCGGCTGAACTCCCGGCCCTGGCGCACGAGCCGGCCACCTACTGGCAGGCGCGTTCAGGACTGCCCTGGACCTGA
- a CDS encoding serine hydrolase domain-containing protein: MFRRDPYAAALAQASEVLGGDVRPLRALTRLAFARGGVLALSRGGQRVFMPLGGVSADGLFELASVTKPFTAALAEVLAREGLLDWETPLRALGGSFRPLPRTLTPLALATHTAGLPAHPARAAMTILTRYHDPYGGMSARHVLASAARWASPRQAGRFMYSNLGAGVLALACAVAAGEDLSPEGYGRALGARVTAPLGLPDVSLSPGRTVVTPTGMLGSPTVTGFGPLAGAGGLYGSAADLLGFGEAHLSEQAGTHWTRLLKPSGLPRHLDGVAPGWMVSGTARWHDGVARGTRAGLGFDPQAGVVVALLARGGVPLTGVRGAVPMLLGALLGAGAAAP, translated from the coding sequence ATGTTCCGCCGCGACCCGTACGCCGCCGCGCTGGCCCAGGCTTCCGAGGTGCTGGGGGGCGATGTCAGGCCCCTGCGCGCGCTGACCCGGCTGGCGTTTGCGCGCGGCGGTGTCCTGGCCCTGTCCCGTGGCGGGCAACGGGTTTTTATGCCGCTGGGTGGGGTATCAGCAGACGGACTGTTCGAGCTGGCCAGCGTGACCAAACCGTTTACCGCCGCTCTTGCCGAGGTGCTGGCGCGTGAAGGCCTGCTGGACTGGGAGACTCCGCTGCGCGCGCTTGGCGGTTCCTTCCGGCCTCTGCCCCGGACACTGACGCCCCTGGCCCTGGCCACCCATACCGCGGGCCTGCCCGCTCATCCGGCGCGGGCCGCCATGACCATCCTGACCCGCTACCACGATCCCTACGGTGGCATGAGTGCCCGGCACGTCCTGGCCAGCGCGGCCCGCTGGGCCAGTCCACGGCAGGCGGGGCGGTTCATGTACTCCAACCTGGGGGCCGGCGTGCTGGCGCTAGCCTGCGCTGTCGCCGCCGGCGAGGACCTGAGTCCAGAAGGGTACGGCCGGGCTTTGGGGGCCCGCGTCACCGCTCCATTGGGCCTCCCGGATGTCAGCCTGAGCCCAGGCCGCACTGTCGTGACACCCACCGGAATGCTGGGCAGCCCCACGGTTACGGGCTTTGGGCCGCTGGCGGGTGCAGGTGGCCTCTACGGCAGCGCTGCGGACCTGCTGGGCTTTGGCGAAGCCCATCTGTCGGAGCAGGCCGGCACACACTGGACCCGGCTGCTCAAGCCTTCCGGGCTCCCACGGCACCTTGACGGCGTGGCCCCCGGGTGGATGGTCTCGGGCACAGCACGCTGGCACGACGGAGTGGCCCGAGGTACCCGCGCGGGGTTGGGCTTTGACCCTCAGGCCGGCGTGGTGGTCGCGCTGCTGGCCCGCGGCGGCGTGCCTCTGACCGGGGTGCGCGGCGCTGTGCCCATGCTGCTGGGCGCACTTTTGGGGGCCGGCGCTGCGGCCCCCTGA
- a CDS encoding DUF1440 domain-containing protein → MNPFVQSALAGCVATLPMSVWMLGAQHWLLPRRERYPLPPEQITEHAAEAVGLDTVAENDTVLKAATVVNHFAYGAAVGALYAPLRDLPGPPVVKGIGLGIVVWTGSYLGMLPATGLLSSATHHPARRNALMIVAHFIWGGVTGVLAERSLKRS, encoded by the coding sequence ATGAATCCTTTTGTGCAATCTGCGTTAGCCGGGTGTGTGGCCACCCTGCCCATGTCGGTCTGGATGCTGGGCGCCCAGCACTGGCTGCTGCCCCGGCGGGAACGCTACCCGCTGCCGCCGGAACAGATCACCGAGCATGCCGCTGAAGCAGTGGGCCTGGACACCGTGGCGGAGAACGATACAGTCCTCAAGGCCGCGACGGTCGTGAATCACTTTGCCTACGGTGCGGCGGTCGGGGCTCTGTACGCGCCGCTGCGGGACCTGCCCGGGCCGCCGGTGGTCAAGGGAATCGGTCTGGGAATTGTCGTGTGGACTGGCAGTTACCTGGGGATGTTGCCGGCCACGGGCCTGCTGAGCTCTGCCACCCATCACCCGGCGCGGCGCAACGCCCTGATGATCGTGGCCCACTTCATCTGGGGCGGTGTGACCGGGGTGCTTGCCGAGCGGTCATTGAAGCGAAGCTAG
- a CDS encoding RidA family protein — protein MRHNIAGSSPWEAVMGYSRAVRVGNVVQVSGTTATVNGDVVGVGDAYTQTVAVLDIICGALRAAGAEPEDVVRTRIYVTDIAHWEEIGRAHGEVFGQIRPAATMVQVAALIDPRHLVEIEAEAIVP, from the coding sequence GTGAGGCACAACATCGCAGGATCGTCGCCCTGGGAGGCAGTGATGGGATACTCGCGCGCCGTGCGGGTAGGCAACGTGGTGCAGGTCTCCGGCACGACCGCCACCGTGAACGGGGATGTGGTGGGGGTCGGAGACGCCTACACCCAGACTGTCGCAGTTCTGGACATCATTTGCGGGGCGCTGAGGGCAGCTGGCGCTGAACCCGAGGACGTGGTGCGTACCCGGATCTATGTCACCGACATCGCCCACTGGGAAGAGATCGGGCGAGCACATGGAGAGGTGTTCGGCCAGATCAGGCCGGCTGCGACCATGGTGCAGGTGGCCGCTCTGATCGACCCGCGTCACCTCGTGGAGATCGAAGCCGAAGCGATCGTTCCATGA